The Thermodesulfovibrio thiophilus DSM 17215 genome includes the window GAGAATCTGTCCCATTGTAAAAACCTCGAGGATATATCCAACCTGAAGGTCAGGCTCTCTGAAAAATTCAATAACAAAGCGAAAAATTCCATATAAAATAAGAAATAAAGATGAAACAATCCCTGAACGACTGAACTTATCTTTTAAAAACCATAAAATTAAAAAAAGTGCTACACCTTCCAGAGTTGCTTCATAAAGCTGACTTGGATGTCTTGGAAGAGGTCCTCCGTCAGGGAAAATCATTGCCCATGGAACATCTGTTATTCTTCCATAGAGCTCTCCATTTATAAAGTTTCCTATTCTTCCAAGTCCCAGTCCTATAGGCGCGGTAAGCACAAGCATATCAGTTAGAGTAAAAAAATCAAACTTTTTAGCTCTTGTGAAAAACCATATTGCCAGGATCACTCCAATCAGTCCTCCATGAAAGGACATGCCTCCACGCCATATAGCAAAAATTTCAAGGGGATTCTCAAGATAGTACGGAAGATTATAAAATATGATATAACCAAGTCTTGCACCAATCAAAAGTCCTAGAATTAAATAAAAATACAGATTTTCAAGAAAATCTTTTTCAACGCGCAAACCTCTCCTGTGTATCTCTCTTTTGACAATCAGATAAGATGAGATAAATCCAACGAGGTACATTAAACCATACCAGCGAATTGAAAGTGGACCAATCCTTACAATTTCAGGACTTATATCTGGATATGGAAGCATAATTAATTATTTTACGCCAACATATAGATAAACGCAACCAAAACTTAGGGAAAAAGCTTTTATGTTTTTAAAACCACATCTGTCAAGCAGACGAACAAACTCAGACGGTTTATAAAATTCTTCAATAGATTTTCCCAGATATTCGTAAGCTGATTTCACTGAAAGCATTGAAGCCATAGCCGGTATAATTTTTTTCAGATAAAAAAGATAGGGTTTTCTGATGGAGCTTTCTGGCAAAGAAAACTCAAGAATCACAACTCTGCCCTCTGGTCTGATAACTCTGTAGATTTCTCTTAAAGCATCCTCGGTATCATGCATATTTCTTATACCAAATGCAGAGGTAACAGCGTCAACAAAGCTGTCTCTCATAGGAATTTGATATCCAGAACCTGTAACAGGAAAGAATGATATTTTTTTATTAAATAATTGACTCTGTCTGGAATACTTTTTTTTTATTTTATTTGCACCTGTTTTTAACATCTCAAAGCTTATGTCTAATCCTATCACATTAACTCCCCTTTTAAGTAAAGCAATTGCCGAGTCTCCTGTTCCCGAAGCTAGGTCTAAAACAAGATGAGTATTATTATCTACAACTTGGTCTGCCATTTCTTTTCTCCATATAATATCCTGCCCAAAGGAAAGAAAGTGATTAAGAAAGTCATACCTGTGTGCGATTTTATCAAACATCAATTTTATTTCGTCAGTTTCATTCATATGAAAAATTATAGCATAATAAATCATGTATACTCGCTCTTTTGATCCGTGGAAAAACAAGCTGTGCACATGTCCTTCAAAATTCTCTCTGAATCCTTACACAGGCTGTGCACATGGATGTCTGTACTGTTACGCATCATCCTATATAAAAGAGTTCTTCAACTGTCGTGCCAAACAAAAACTCATTGAAAGCCTACAAAAAGAGATAAAAAAAATTCCTGCAAACTCACTAATTTCCCTGTGTAATACTTCAGATCCTTATCCTCCTATGGAAAAAAAATTTGAACTTACAAGGCAGTGTCTGAAGATTTTCAAAGAACATGAAATGAGAATTCTCATACTCACAAAAAGCGATATTGTCTGCCGTGATGTAGATTTACTTAAAGATATGCGCTCATGTGTAACAATTACCGTAACAACCCTTAAACATTACAAACAGCTTGAACCAAATGCTCCATCGTCTTATGAACGATTTAGAGCTCTTGAAAAATTAAGTAAAGACCTTCCAACAGGATTGAGACTTGACCCTATAATTCCCTTTATAAATGAATATGAGATTGAATCTATACTTAAGCTTGCCAGGGAATCCGGAGTAAAGCATGTAACAGCAAGCACTTTTAAGCCACGATGGGATAACTGGAAAAAATTGAAATTAGCCTATCCAGAGTTTGCTTCATCCCTTAACAGACTCTATTATAAAAATGGTCAAAAAATTGGAAATTCCAGGTACTTATCCACTGATTTAAGAAAGAAGATAATCTTTAGAGTAAAACAGATATGTGATAGTTTTTCTTTTACATTTTCTTCATGTAGAGAAGGATTCCCGGAGTTTAATACATCCAGTTCCTGCGATGCCAGCCATTTAATTAGATAGTTATTAACTGCTAAAATATTAAATGCGTTTCAAAATCCTGAAAAAGGACGGTTTTGCTCGAACAGGAATAATAGAAACAGAAAGAGGTATAGTGCATACTCCAGCATTTATGCCTGTTGGAACAAATGGTACAGTTAAGGCAATGACTCCTGATGAAATTGCTTCAATTGGTTATGAGATTATTCTTTCCAATACATATCATCTTTATTTAAGACCAGGGCATGAAATTATCAAAAAACTCGGAGGATTACACAGGTTTATAAACTGGTCTGCTCCAATTCTTACTGACAGCGGAGGATTTCAGATTTATAGTCTTGCTTCTTTAAGAACAATAGATACTGAAGGAGTTGAATTTCGTTCTCATATTGATGGTTCAACACATTTTATCTCTCCAGAAAAAGCAATAGAAATTCAGCTTGCTCTCGGTTCAGATATTATGATGGTGCTTGATGAATGTGTTCCTTACCCTTCAGACAGAAGCTATGTTGAAAAGTCTCTGATGCTTACAACACAGTGGGCAAAAAGATGCAGGGATTTTTTTGAAAAACAAAACAGTAAACACGGACTGTTTGGAATAATTCAAGGTGGTGTTTATACAGAACTCAGATATAAAGCCATCGAAGATCTTTTAAAAATAGGTTTTGAAGGATATGCTCTCGGAGGATTGAGTGTTGGAGAACCAAAAAAAGATATGTATGAAGTTTTAAAAGAAATAGTACCCTGTATGCCCGAGAATAAACCACGTTATCTTATGGGTGTTGGAGATCTGATTGATATAATATACGCTATTGATAAAGGAGTTGATATGTTTGACTGTGTAATGCCAACAAGAAATGCAAGAAACGGAACTCTTTTTACATCTCAGGGCAAAATAAGTATAAAGAGAAGCGAGTTTAAAGATGATTCAACTCCTTTAGACCCTGAGTGTGATTGTTATACATGTACAAACTATTCAAGAGCTTTTTTAAGACATCTTTACATGTGTAGAGAAATTCTTTCCATGAGGCTTAATACAATTCATAATCTTTACTTTTATTATCAATTTTTTGAAAAAATACGTAACGCTATATCAGAAAATAGATTTCAGAATTTTAAATCTGCATGGTTACCAGTTCTTGAGAAAAATTCCTGCTCCCGGGAATAAACCCGAGGAGCAGGAAAGCGTGATTTATCCAAGAATCGCCTTTAAATCCTCATCAGCAGTCTTAATTGGTTTTATCCCAAAATTATTAACAAGCACATTTAATACATTCGGGCTGATAAAAGCTGGAAGGCTTGGACCAAGCCGAATATCTTTAATTCCAAGATAAAGCAGCGTTGTGAGAATTGCCACAGCTTTCTGTTCAAACCATGAAAGAATTAGTGAGAGTGGAAGCTCGTTTACACTCACATTAAAAGCCTTTGCCAGTGCAAGTGCAATCTGAATGGCAGAGAAAGCGTCATTACACTGACCAACATCAAGCAGTCTTGGAATGCCATCAATTGAACCAAGCTCTTTATCAAAAAATCTGAATTTTCCACATGCAAGGGTAAGGATTACCGTATCCTTTGGTGCTTTCTCAACAAACTCTGTATAATAGCTTCTTCCAGGTTTTGCTCCATCACATCCTCCAACAAGGAAGAAATGACGAATCTTGCCAGCCTTTACAAGTTCTATTACCTTATCAGCAATAGAAAGGACAGAATTCCTTGCAAATCCTACCATAACAGTTTTGCCATCTTTGTCTTCAGTAAATCCTGGCAGTTCAAGTGCCTTATCTATTACTTCTGTAAAGTCCTTATCTTTTATATGCTTAACACCTGGCCAGCCAACAACTCCTGTTGTAAAAATTCTGTCTTTGTATGAATCCTGTGGCTTTATAATACAGTTTGTCGTCATAAGAATTGCACCTGGAAACTGAGAAAATTCTCTCTGCTGGTTTTGCCAGGCTGTGCCATAATGTCCGTAAAAGTGTTTATATTGTTTAAGCTCTGGATATCCATGACATGGAAGCATTTCGCCATGCGTATAAATATATATTCCCTTACCTTCTGTCTGCTGTAGCAACAGCTCAAGATCTCTTAAATCATGCCCTGAAACCACTATTGCCTTACCCTTTTTGTGACCCAGTGGTACAGCAGTTGGGACTGGATGTCCATATTTGCCAGTATTTGCAGCATCCAGAAGTTCCATTGTTCTGAGATTAATCTCTCCTGCTTTAAGAACCATATTAAGCCAGAAATTCAAATCTCCATCTCTCTGCATGGCATCAAGAGCTTCATAGATAAAAGCATAGACATTTTCGTCTTCATGTTCAAGAATCTGAGCATGATCCGCATATGCAGCAATACCTTTCAATGCATAAAGTGTTGTTTCTTTCAATGATTGAATATCTTCATCTGATGACTGTTTAAAAAGTTTTTCATTGACTTCTTCTCCCTGTTTTACAAGTTCTGCAAAGTTATCTGATGGTATAAATTTAGATGCGTCTGTTTCTGTAACTCTAAAGCCCTCGTTTTTAAGCTCATCTCTAAGCCTTACTGCTTCATAAATAAAATTCTTAATTGCTTCACCATCAAAATTAACATTTGTAAGTGTTGCAAAAAGTCCAGCAATAGTAAATTTGTTTACCTTGTTGCCAAGTTTACCCCCTTTCAATGCCTCTTTTGCATAGCTGGATAGTCCTTGAAGAGCATATAAGAGCAAGTCTTGCAATACCGCCACATCTGGTTGTTTACCGCATATCCCAAGTTTGGTGCACGCAATTTGATTTGATGTTTGTTCACACTGCCTACAAAACATAGCCAGACCTCCTTTTTTATTATTAAATCCTGGTTTTAATATTAATAGAATTTCATAAATAAAACTATGATTAAAATCATAAAATTTTGTTAAAATTAGCTATGTTACAAGAAATTGCTATTTTTAACAATTTGAGTAGTGATGATCTGTTAAAGCTTGAAAATAATTTAATAATAAAAAATTTCAAAAAAAGAAAAACAATTTTTAACGAAGGAGATGAACCTTTATGGTCTTATTTTCTCTTGAAGGGTAAGGTTAAAATCTCTAAATCTTCGGCTGATGGAAGAGACGTAGTTCTTGAAATCATTGATGCACCTGATTTTTTTGGTACTCTGGCAGTAATTAAAGGATTCCCTTATCCAGCCAATGCCATAGCAATGGAGGATTGTGAAGTAGGGAAAATTAAAAGAGAGATATTCCTTCAAATTTTTAATAAATATCCAGAATTGCACAGTCAGTTGTTGCATCATATCACTACAAGATTAAAATCAGGAATTGATACCCTTAAAAATATTGCATTAGAAGATGTTCCTTCAAGAATAATACATCAGCTTTTTAAGCTTACCACAAAATATGGTAAAAAACTTTCAGATGGAGTTTTGATAGATTTAAAACTCACAAAACAGGAGCTTGCTGAAATGGCTGGAACAACTACAGAAACAGCGATAAGAGTAATAAGCAAACTAAAAAAAGAAGGTTATATCTACGAAAATAAGCACAAAATTATTATAAAAGATATAAATAAGC containing:
- a CDS encoding Crp/Fnr family transcriptional regulator is translated as MLQEIAIFNNLSSDDLLKLENNLIIKNFKKRKTIFNEGDEPLWSYFLLKGKVKISKSSADGRDVVLEIIDAPDFFGTLAVIKGFPYPANAIAMEDCEVGKIKREIFLQIFNKYPELHSQLLHHITTRLKSGIDTLKNIALEDVPSRIIHQLFKLTTKYGKKLSDGVLIDLKLTKQELAEMAGTTTETAIRVISKLKKEGYIYENKHKIIIKDINKLYDLIRN
- a CDS encoding ubiquinone/menaquinone biosynthesis methyltransferase, producing MNETDEIKLMFDKIAHRYDFLNHFLSFGQDIIWRKEMADQVVDNNTHLVLDLASGTGDSAIALLKRGVNVIGLDISFEMLKTGANKIKKKYSRQSQLFNKKISFFPVTGSGYQIPMRDSFVDAVTSAFGIRNMHDTEDALREIYRVIRPEGRVVILEFSLPESSIRKPYLFYLKKIIPAMASMLSVKSAYEYLGKSIEEFYKPSEFVRLLDRCGFKNIKAFSLSFGCVYLYVGVK
- the tgt gene encoding tRNA guanosine(34) transglycosylase Tgt gives rise to the protein MRFKILKKDGFARTGIIETERGIVHTPAFMPVGTNGTVKAMTPDEIASIGYEIILSNTYHLYLRPGHEIIKKLGGLHRFINWSAPILTDSGGFQIYSLASLRTIDTEGVEFRSHIDGSTHFISPEKAIEIQLALGSDIMMVLDECVPYPSDRSYVEKSLMLTTQWAKRCRDFFEKQNSKHGLFGIIQGGVYTELRYKAIEDLLKIGFEGYALGGLSVGEPKKDMYEVLKEIVPCMPENKPRYLMGVGDLIDIIYAIDKGVDMFDCVMPTRNARNGTLFTSQGKISIKRSEFKDDSTPLDPECDCYTCTNYSRAFLRHLYMCREILSMRLNTIHNLYFYYQFFEKIRNAISENRFQNFKSAWLPVLEKNSCSRE
- a CDS encoding SPL family radical SAM protein; its protein translation is MYTRSFDPWKNKLCTCPSKFSLNPYTGCAHGCLYCYASSYIKEFFNCRAKQKLIESLQKEIKKIPANSLISLCNTSDPYPPMEKKFELTRQCLKIFKEHEMRILILTKSDIVCRDVDLLKDMRSCVTITVTTLKHYKQLEPNAPSSYERFRALEKLSKDLPTGLRLDPIIPFINEYEIESILKLARESGVKHVTASTFKPRWDNWKKLKLAYPEFASSLNRLYYKNGQKIGNSRYLSTDLRKKIIFRVKQICDSFSFTFSSCREGFPEFNTSSSCDASHLIR
- the lgt gene encoding prolipoprotein diacylglyceryl transferase — encoded protein: MLPYPDISPEIVRIGPLSIRWYGLMYLVGFISSYLIVKREIHRRGLRVEKDFLENLYFYLILGLLIGARLGYIIFYNLPYYLENPLEIFAIWRGGMSFHGGLIGVILAIWFFTRAKKFDFFTLTDMLVLTAPIGLGLGRIGNFINGELYGRITDVPWAMIFPDGGPLPRHPSQLYEATLEGVALFLILWFLKDKFSRSGIVSSLFLILYGIFRFVIEFFREPDLQVGYILEVFTMGQILCITMIVIGVALFIYRTKK
- the hcp gene encoding hydroxylamine reductase, coding for MFCRQCEQTSNQIACTKLGICGKQPDVAVLQDLLLYALQGLSSYAKEALKGGKLGNKVNKFTIAGLFATLTNVNFDGEAIKNFIYEAVRLRDELKNEGFRVTETDASKFIPSDNFAELVKQGEEVNEKLFKQSSDEDIQSLKETTLYALKGIAAYADHAQILEHEDENVYAFIYEALDAMQRDGDLNFWLNMVLKAGEINLRTMELLDAANTGKYGHPVPTAVPLGHKKGKAIVVSGHDLRDLELLLQQTEGKGIYIYTHGEMLPCHGYPELKQYKHFYGHYGTAWQNQQREFSQFPGAILMTTNCIIKPQDSYKDRIFTTGVVGWPGVKHIKDKDFTEVIDKALELPGFTEDKDGKTVMVGFARNSVLSIADKVIELVKAGKIRHFFLVGGCDGAKPGRSYYTEFVEKAPKDTVILTLACGKFRFFDKELGSIDGIPRLLDVGQCNDAFSAIQIALALAKAFNVSVNELPLSLILSWFEQKAVAILTTLLYLGIKDIRLGPSLPAFISPNVLNVLVNNFGIKPIKTADEDLKAILG